The sequence CCATGCTGAACGAGCAGGTGACCCAGGAGCAGGGGCTGGAGCGGATGGTCGAGCCGTTCCGCAACTTCATGGCCTCCCAGGTGCGGGACAAGGACCTGTCGGCCTTCGCCGGCTTCTCCGGCAAGCCGGAGGCGGAGCAGCCCAAGACGGCGGCCACCGCCGACCTGCGCGTTCTGGTCCCGGCCTTCCTGCTGTCGGAGCTGCGCCGCGCCTTCGAGATCGGCTTCCTGATCTTCCTGCCCTTCCTGGTGATCGACATGGTGGTGGCGGCGGTGCTGATGGCGATGGGCATGATGATGCTGCCGCCGGTGATGATCGCGCTGCCCTTCAAGATCATCTTCTTCGTGCTGACCGACGGCTGGTTCCTGATCGCCAACAGCCTGATCCGCTCCTATGGGGGAACCTGACGCGATGACCGAGCCCCGGCTGCTGCCCGCCGTACCCTCCGCCGCCCTGTCGGCGCCGCCCGCCGCACCCCCCGCCGGGGCGTCGGGAATGGCCGACAGCGTGACCGCCTTCGCCAGGCGGCGGGGCGTCACGGTGGACGACGAGACGGCCGTCGTCACCCTTCTGAACGCGCTCGACCCCAACCCGCTGGTGCCGCACCGCATGGTGCTGGTCGCCGGCAGCGTCCTGGCGAACGCCTTCCGTCACGACCGTCTGCAGGGCGACCGCCCCGTGGAGCGGGATGACGAGTCCGACCACTCCACCCTGACCGCCGACCGCTTCTTCTGAGGTGCCAGCATGGGCATGCCGATCAAGATCCGAGACAATTTCAAGAGCCTGAGCGGGTCGGAGAGGACCGCGGTGATCTTCCTGGCGCTGGGCGAGGAGCGCGGCTCCCGCCTGATGGAGAAGCTGGACGACGACGAGATCCGCATGGTCAGCCGCGCCATGGCCAGCCTGGGCAACGTCACCTCCAACCTCGTCGAGGCGCTGCTGCGCAGCTTCACGGAGCGCTTCGCCAACACCGGCTCCGTCGTCGGTTCCTACGACAGCACGGAGCGCATGCTCTCCCGCTTCCTGCCCGACGACCGCGTGTCGGAGA is a genomic window of Azospirillum formosense containing:
- the fliP gene encoding flagellar type III secretion system pore protein FliP (The bacterial flagellar biogenesis protein FliP forms a type III secretion system (T3SS)-type pore required for flagellar assembly.); translation: MIRRLLPPILALAFAALLPAAAWAQSGGLDLSSIGSALGSATGESGSLSGRVIQGIVLLTVLSVAPGLLVMATSFTRIIVVLSLLRSALGLQQSPPNMVLISLAMFLTFHIMGPVFDAAWQDGLRPMLNEQVTQEQGLERMVEPFRNFMASQVRDKDLSAFAGFSGKPEAEQPKTAATADLRVLVPAFLLSELRRAFEIGFLIFLPFLVIDMVVAAVLMAMGMMMLPPVMIALPFKIIFFVLTDGWFLIANSLIRSYGGT